Genomic segment of Sulfolobales archaeon:
TACTGCTGCGAATGCGAAATATGAGGCAATGATAATAGCGATCACAAGATCGAGTATGGAGAGAAGGGGGTTTCTCCCCAGCACAATACCTAAGATAGAGAGGATCAGCACAGACGAGGTTGCATATAGATCGCTTCTATAGTGGAGAGCGTCTGATGCAAGTATAATAGATCCGTACTTCTTGGCTCCCCTGCTCAGGGCTCTAGATCTCCAAAGATCTATAGCTATTGTAGATCCGATCATAATGGAGATCATAGGTGTAAACTCAACCTCAACACCATAGCCCCATAAGGCTCTCAGCATAGCCTCATATGATATATATACTAGCACAGCTATCAAGGCCACAGAGATCCCAAGCGAGCCCAGACTCTCAGCCTTACCATGTCCATATGGATGCTCAGAATCAGGCTCCTTAAGCGCGACCTTCAAAGCTATCAGGGCTATAACCCCTGCAGCTATATCGCTAAAGCTATGAATACTATCTGCAAGAATAGCCAGGCTACCACTATAGAGATAAGCAGATATTCTGAGCACTAATATGGCGAGGGAAGATGAAAGAGAGATAAGTATGAGAGTCACCCTAGGATCTAGATAACTTATCCTATCACTCGAACTACGATCTCTTCTCCACATCACGAGTCTCCTCTTCATCCACTAATCTAATAGTATTCCCAACCCTTATTAAAATAGTCAAACCCAAAACACCAGATAAACGACTTTCTAAGCTCTACACCTCATCCCTATAGCTTACTCGATGGGCTAGCAATTGTGCAGATGGAGAGGGGAAGGTTTAAAAGAAAAAATCTTAATGGATATAGAGGGTCAGAGCCCTATTTCTTTTGCTGCTGCTTCTGCTGTTCCTGGCCCTTCTGCTCTTTCTTCTCCTCCTTCTTCTTAGCCATGTTCCCCACCATGTTTATCTTAAATCTATCCACCTTATAAATTTAACTTTCAGATCATTATTGTTCCTCCCTAGCATACATAATAGTATTAACTATTGATCCTCATGATATTCTAATATTTTTTATACTGGAAGGCTCGACTCAGAATCTAGCTCCACCTTGATCTCTAAAACAGATATTCTTTAGAATTCATCTGGAAAACCCGCACTTAAGGGCGGTGAGGAGATCAGATCCTAGATCTTTGATATATTTATCTCGCTGAGAGCTGTGTCAATGAGTATCAGCTTTAGACAGTAGTTGCTAGATCTCTATATCTAGCTATAGAATGTTAGGTTTTAGATCATAATAGGGGTTTTATCTTTACCGTCTCGCCTCCTCTTAGTACTATTAGTTGGGGTTGGTAGCTGATTATTATGATAGAAACCGCTCCCTCTTCAACTACTAAGTATTCCTCGTGATAGGTTACATTGGTATCCACGATACCATCTATGATAGCTCTGCCAGGCCCTAGGTTAAATATTATTAATGCATATCCAGATCCGTTCTTTATGCTATAGGCAACAACCATTGGGGGGATAGATGGTATATGTATTTCAGAGCTAGCGCTGCGGACTCTATCCAATATTATATAGCCTATTGGGAGGGCTATTGAGAGCATTATGAGGGATAGGACTAGATTAGATAGACCTCTCAGCAGGATACACCCATAGGGATAGGTAGTCTTATATAGTGTCACAGCTAATATCAATATATGTGGATCTTTTAGAACGTCTTAGCTAAGATCCAAAGCTCTGCTCTGTGATAGTATAAGAGCTTATAGGAATTAGCAACGCCTAGCCCTAGAAGGGTAGGCTTTCACCTGTAAATCCTTCTTAAAAATGCTATATCTAGATATTTGATTATCGCTTTATCTATTTGTATTCATAGGCTGAAAAACCGTGACTATGGATCTAGATTATTCAGATCTATCTCTTATGCTCCTTAACCTCTTCAGCCTCTTTCTTAGTCTCCAGAAGGATCCTCAGCTCCTCTATATCCTTGCTCCAGTGCTCTAGCAAGTAGCTTCTGAAGAGGATTCTCTCAGCCTTTCTAGTCTCACCAGCGTCTCTCTTCATCGCGTGGTACATCTCTATATCCTCTATCCTTGCCTTTGCAAAGATCACTAGGATCGATATTGTCCACGGATCTACCTGAGGTATCTGCCTCACAGTAATCCCCTTGCTCGCCTCGATCTTGAGGTTGGGGGCTAGCGCGTTCACAAGCTTCATCTGGAGATCCTGATCCCATAGCTTCTCAGGTATGCTTATGGTAACCCATATCAGATCGGTTCTAAAGTTATTTGTGAGACCAACCTGTGTTGGTATGCTGAGGATCCTTATAAGCCTATCTATGGTTGCTCTAAATCTATCCCTATCCACTATCTCGTTTAACACCTCATCACCCTGTAGGGCTGCCTCCTCCTCCCTAAGGATCTTCTCCATTATCCTCATCTGCTCCGCCTCGCTAAGCTCCACAACCCTTTCATAGAACTTAGCTGTCTTTGTTATCTCGCTCATAAGGGAGTTTATCTCCTTCTCTATCGAAGCGATCTGTGCTAGGTGCTTCCTATACTCAGAGGTAACCTCAACACCTGCGACAAGTTCTTTAGCTAGCTCATATAGCTTCCTGCTCCTCTCAAGATCCTCCTCCTGCTCGTTTAACCTTGCCTTGAGGCTTTGGATCTCGCTCTGTATAGATGCTAGTTGCTTCTCAAGCTTTCTCTTCCTACCAGATAGATCTATTTTTATACCCCTAATCTCATCCCTTAGCTGTCTCTCCTCAACCTCTTTCTGCGATATAAGCCTTCTCGTATGCTCCACAAGGGTCTCTATATCCTTATATCTATCCTCGAAGCTCTTTCTAAGTATCCTAAGGCCTAGGGTAACCTGGTCAAGGGTTCTGGCCTCCATATCCGGCATTGATAGGAGGACTTGTATGCAGCTGAAGAGCTGGTTCAGCTCTACATCATTGATCTGTCTGACTAGCTGAGCCTCCCTCGCCTGTGACTTCCCATATCTCTTAAGCAGCTCCTCAGCCAAGGCCTTAGCCCTTAGATAGGACTTTATAGCATTTATACCGCTCGATACAAGCCTGACGAAGTTGAGGTAAGATCTTAGTAGCCCTATCTGCTTAACTGTGAAGCCCCTCCCAGATATTATCCCCTGCTCAACATCTTCAAGGGATATTTCTGCTATGCTATCATAGGTGCTCGCTATGCTCGACATAGTGGCTATGATATCCTCTATCTTCTTAACAACGCCATATTCGATCTTATCCTCTGGGAATCTTATAGCCTTGATCGCCTTTGCGAACTTTGTGTTATAGTAGCTCACAAAGTCCTGGAGAGCCCTTATCTGGGCCTTTAGATCTATATCGTATCTACCTCCCCTCCTTATCAGCTCCTCAACCTCGCTCTCGAATGTCTCTGGATTATATGATCCCATCTCGGCTAGATGAGATCTTAGGATCTCTATTAACTCCTGCTGCTTAGCATCTAGTATAACCCTTACCTTCTCAATAAGATCCCTTTTAATCGCCATATAGCTTCCTATCCTCTCAAGCAGTGTTAGAAAGTCCTTCTGATACTTTATATAGCCATCAACAGGGTATCTGATCTTCAGATAGCCCATGGCGTGAACCCAGTTAGGGCCGAAAGCATTGTTAGTACCAACCCTTGACATGAGATCCGCTAGGTCGAAGTGTGAGAGTAGGTTGAGTATCTCGCTGAGCATCTCATCAAGGTTCCTCTTAGCCTCGACAAGGTTATTCTTGGCATTATAGACAGGCTCTAAGGCTATGAAGAAGAATGCGTTGAAGGGATTCCTATAGATATTGCCATACATATCAACAACCCTCTGGTTGAGATCGCTATTCATAAGCATCTCAAGCTCGTGCAAGGCTGTATATGGGGCTGGGCCTCTGGCTAGGTAGTCATCTGCGGTGCTTGGGAGAACAGCGATCCCTATTATTGGCACCGCTGTTCCAAGCCTCGATCTAAGATGCCTGGCGAAGTCAAAAACAATGCCGCTTCCCGTGCCCCCTCCAAGTCCGAAGACTATTGCGACAACAGGTGTGTATCTAGAGGTGAGCACTCTATCCTTGAAAGAGGCTATGATCCCTGATAGCTCTTCGTAGTAGTAATAGTTAAGCAGGTATATAGCCTTGCTAAGAGCCCTCTGCCTCCCAACACCTCCTGCTAGAGGCGGTATTGTCATAGCTGAGTGAACCCACGGCCTATAGTTCTCCACATAGACACCCTCTGATGAGAGTATCTTATCATATCTGGAGATGAATTCGAAGAGGGCATCTGGGGTGCTGAACCTTATCTTAACTGTTTTAAGCCATATTCTATCCAGGGGGATTCCTTGGGATAGCATTCTCTGGGCCAGCCTTTTATATGATTCCTGGAGCGCCTCTATATCGCCATCAGCTATATCTATAGCTAGGAATGAGAGCTGTAGATCCTCTGCTGAGATTATCTTAAGGAACCTCTCACTCTCTATTATACTCTGGATCACATTGGTCCCTGTCCCACCGAGGCCAACAACGTGTATCGATGCGTATCTCGGCATGCTCATACTACTCACCCAATATCTTCTCGAGATCCTCTATCTCCTGAGCCAAAACCTTATCGAGCTTCTGAGCCCTGACCTTCATCCCAGCTATTCTATTCCTAGCCTGTCTTATTCTATCCAGAGCATCATCCCTCGAAGCCCTAGCTCTACTCATTAATATGAATAGAATAGCTGCAACTGCTCCAAGGGCTGCTGCAGCTCCCCCAAGAGCTATAACGATTCCGGTGCTTGGGGGTTGTGGAAGGCTCCTGGGATCTATGCTTCTTAGAAGCGAGACAGCCTGGTCATAGAGCCCTTGGGATGCTAGGCTGGATGCCTGTGATAAAAGGCTATTTATCAGAGGCTCGTATGCCCTATCAACAGAGCCTGAGGAGATCAAACCGCTTTTCTCTCTATAGAGAGCCTCGTAACTCTGAATAACGCTATCAACGATCCTCAGGCTTATCGTGCCAACAGTAGATCCTCCCTGTATAAACACAGTAACCACAGGATAGCTATCCCTTGGCTGTCTAATCACGACCCCGCCAGAGCTATATAGGATGTTAAAGTTCTGGGGAACCGAGAATGTTGCAGAGATCCTCAGGATCCCTTGCACATGCCTAAAGCTAACGCTATAGCTAGCTGGTGTGAAGAGATTCTGATCAATTCCGGGGTATTCCTGACTCTCAAGATTCCATATAGTCTGGCCAGCCTTACTCATATTAGTATTAAGCGAGACTGTAAAGACGCTTCCAGGCACGGTCTGGGGAACCTGGATGGTTATGGTGATTCTATAGCTATGCCCAGCTATGAGGGGCTCGCCAGGGGTTAGATCCCTGTTATCTGTTAGATCCCTTATACTGAAGGATGAGATCCAGTTGATCTGGGCGTTAGCTATCCACATAGAATACATAGCAAGGGATATAGCAGCCACAATCATGAGAGCCAGAAATAATCTCCCCATCTACTACCCCGCTCACATCATAGTAGCTAGGAGGTCTCTTAAATTTTATTACATATCCTAGCATACATAGTAGCTCCATACCCATAGAAGCAATAGGCGTAATTTCGTCCCACTCTCTATCTCCTCTAACTCGCTTACAGAGCATATTAACCTATTATTCGGAACCTCCATTGGTGAATCGACTATATAGTCTCAACAGCCTAGGGTTCATCTGCTCTATAGTTTAATGGTTTTTGATCATTGGGCTTGTTATTCTGTTAAATCAACATGGATAGCTATAGTGGTTGAAAGCTGGAAAGCCGTTGCTAAGCCAACGATTCATTCTATATCTAAGGTGGAAAAAAGATCTGTTTCGATATTATTTAAACTTTTCGGGGAACTGCTTAACTATAGCATCTGCTAGAGCATCGGCTATTAGGATTAGGTGGTTCCTCATGGCTATATAGATAGATGATTCCTCAGAGATCTTGCCTTGAGCCAGTAGATCTGCTTGCTTCATGGCTTGAAGAGCGTGATCCCTTAGCAGGGAGAACACAGCCTCTTTAGGCAGGTTTGGGTTTGCGCTTGATAGGAATGTAGCTATCTCCATGGCATTCTTTGTGAGAAGATCAACAGCTTCTCTCTTACCACTTTCATTAGCCGAGAAAGCGCTTTGGTAATACATAGCAACAGCCTTTATATGGCCATTAAATAGCTCGGTGAACTTGTTACCTGCGTCTCTCCCATATACCTGGGCTACTGCATCTCCAAGCGCCTTTGAATTAGCTAGAAGCTCGTTAACCGCGACCTGTTGGAGATCCTTATTCTCGAAGTAGAGAGCATATGCATATAGCCTATGACCCTCCCCATGCTGGATCAACAGGGATCTGAGTGTTGCCCTTAGATCTGAGGCTGGTGAAGTAGCTATGGGGAGTGTCTGTGTAGCTGTTAATGTCCTCACAATAGTTTGGGTCTGGATAGCGGTTGTCTCCTTAGTTATTGTAGATGTATATGTGATGATCTTAGGTGGTGATGCCAGATAACCTATTCCGAAGAATATTATTGCAGCTATAGCTATACCCACTATAGTTGGGATCCATGATCTGCCATTTGGGATTTTAGTCACCAAATAGTGTTTTTATTAAGGAGGTATTTAAGCAAAGATCCTTGTTTAAATATTTGTATATTATAACCTAAAAGCCTCGCCCCTTCAGGGCGGGGAGGAGGTTAGGTGTATAACACAATGCGTGATCTATATATAGTTCCAAGCATCTTTATGATATTGGGGGAGCATGAGGGGAAATCCTCCTAGAGGGATTTCAAGCGCTTCTCTAAGGGTTCTCGAGCTTGTTGCTGGTGAGGGTGCTACCGCAGCCCAGATAGCTAAGATCCTAGGTGTTAGGGTGAGCGCTGTTAGGAAGCATCTTGAGAAGCTCGAGAAACACGGGCTTGTTAGGCATATCTTTGTTAGAAAGGGTGTTGGGAGGCCTAGAAAGGTATATATGGTGACTGAGCAGGGGATAGAGGCTCTTCCCAAGCTCTACAGCGAGTTTCTCCTAGAGCTTATCAATAGATTAACATCTATGGGGCTGGGCGAGAAGGTTGAGGCTGTGGTGAGTAGCATGGCGAGGGATATTGCTTTAAAAAGCGCTTCTAAGGATATAACATCCTCTATTGAGAATCTAAACGCATTCGGCTTCATGGGATCTGTGAGGAGGTCTAATGGATCTATAGAGATTATAAGTAGGAACTGCCCTCTGTTAAAGATTGCTAAGAACTACTATGACCTTATATGTATAAAATTCCACACAGAGATCTTGAGGAATATAACTGGGAGCAACAAAATACACCTTGCTGAATGCATAGTTAGAGGAGATCTCCTCTGTAGACATAGAATAGATATTATGGAACAGGTTAGCTAATAAGATATAGAACAGAGCCTCTACATACGCCTCCATACCATCTAATCACCTTTTCCCACGATCTTTCGATGCTTAGGTTAACCATTTGCTGGGCCTGATAATAATCGAATCACAAGATTATAAGGATCTCTATATAGGATATGAAGCCAAGGGATAGGTTGGAATCGCAACCCTTATATTGCCTACTCCATACTTCTATTTAGACCTACCATGTCCCTCGCAAGATATGTGGCCAAAAGAATCGCTCAGGCCATACCAACGCTCTTCGGTGCTATGCTTGTTATGTTTATCCTAGTTAGGATATTACCGGGAGACCCTGCTAGATTAATTGCAGGGCCTGAGGCGCTTGAGCAGGATGTAGAGAGGATAAGGGAACAGCTTGGGCTCAACAGGCCTCTCTATATCCAGTTTATAGACTATATCTCCTCGATACTCAGAGGCGATTTCGGAACATCGATTAAATATAGAACCCCGGTTATACAGGAGATCATGGCTAGACTACCCTATACATTGGCTCTCGCAGCTGCTGCGGAAGCCATAGCGGTTGCTATAGCAATACCCCTCGGCATATTATCGGCACTCAAACCTAGATCTAAGGTATCATATATAGTCTCCATAGTATCTCTCATAGGTGCGTCAACACCTATATTCTGGATAGGCCTTATATTCATATACATATTCGCTGTGTCTCTGAGGATACTACCATCAAGTGGTGCGGAATCTCCAAAACATATAGTGCTTCCAGCCATCACACTAGCTCTCCTCCTAATGGGCAATCTAACCAGGATCACAAGGGCCTCTGTGATGGAGGCCCTTGGGAGTAACCATGTCCTTACAGCGATGTCAAAGGGGCTGGGGCAAAGAACTATTTTGATGAGACATGTTCTTAGAAACGCCATGATACCAATAGTAACTATAATGGGTATACAGATAGGAGCACTGCTAGGTGGTGCTGTGATAACAGAGACTGTTTTCGCATGGCCTGGGATAGGCTCTCTCTTGGTAGACTCTCTCTTCTATAGAGACTACCCCCTGGCACAGGGGATCATATTATTCATAGTGATCGTCTTCATAGCTATAAACATTGTTATTGATGTATTATACGCCTATATAGATCCGAGGGTGAGGGAGATCCTATGGAGAGGAGGGAGATCCTGAGAAGGATATATGAGGCTAGAAGAAAGAGACGTCAAGAGATGTGGGAGGCTCTAAAGGCTAATAGGGCTGCCTATGCCTCACTATATATAGTTGCTTTCCTCATATTCATAGCCATATTCGGACCCCTCATAGCACCCTATAACCCATATGACTTCGATCTATCAAGGGCTAGGATGCCCCCTAGCCCTGCACATATATTTGGTACGGATGAGCTTGGGAGAGATATTCTAAGCAGGATATTAGCTGGGGCTAGATATACTATTGGAATATCAATTGCATCCGTGGCCCTCGGGGTTTTAATAGGGGTGATCCTAGGACTGTTATCAGGCTATCTAGGAGGGCTATGGGATACAGTTATACAGAGGATAGTTGATGTGATGCTCGCATTCCCAACAATACTATTGGCGATAGCCCTAGTGGCATCACTAGGCCAGGGGGTTATCAGCCTCATCATAGCTATAGCTGTGAGCACATTCCCAGTATATGCTAGGCTTGTAAGAGGCGTCGTATTACAGGTTGTGGGGGAAGATTATATAGCGGCTGCAAGGCTTCTTGGCAAAGGCTCGGTGTATATAATGTTCAAACATGTCCTCCCCAACACAATGTCAGCTATAGTTGTACAGGCAACATACTATATGGGGCTCTCAATACTGCTTGCATCAGCACTAGGCTTCCTAGGCCTTGGAGTGCCCCCTCCAACGCCGGAGTGGGGCTCGATGATAGGTAGTGGGAGAACATATCTATTCAGCTCACCACACATAGTGGTTTTCCCAGGCCTCTTCATAATGATAGCGGCACTAAGCTTCAACCTATTAGGAGATGGGCTTAGAGACGCCCTAGATCCCAGGGCAAGGGCTCTTCTCAGGAGGGGATAGATATGGAGAAGATCTTAGAGGTAAGCGATCTAAGAATATACTACTACCTCCCACAAGGAGTTGTAAGGGCTGTCGATGGTGTGAGCTTCGATGTATATAAGGGGGAGATCCTAGGGATAGCTGGTGAAAGTGGATCTGGTAAATCAACGCTTGCACTAGCTATATCAGGACTTCTGAGGCCCCCTGCCAAGATCGTATCTGGAAGGATCATATTTATGGGGAGAGATCTCCTCTCAATGGATAGTGAGGAGCTGAGGAGGATAAGGGGTAAGGAGATCTCCATGATCTTCCAGGATCCAAGCACATATCTAAACCCAGTATATACAACAGGCTTCCAAGTAGCCGAGGTCTTCGAGGCACATAGAGGGGGCCATGCTAAGAAATATCTAGGTGAGGTTGTTAAGCTCTTTAGAATGGTGAAGATAGCTGATCCAGAGAGGAGGGTGGAGGCTTATCCACATCAGATGAGCGGGGGGATGAGGCAGAGGGTTTTAATATCTATGGCAATTGCTGAGAGGCCTAAGCTAATTGTTGCTGATGAGCCAACA
This window contains:
- a CDS encoding tubulin-like doman-containing protein, whose product is MSMPRYASIHVVGLGGTGTNVIQSIIESERFLKIISAEDLQLSFLAIDIADGDIEALQESYKRLAQRMLSQGIPLDRIWLKTVKIRFSTPDALFEFISRYDKILSSEGVYVENYRPWVHSAMTIPPLAGGVGRQRALSKAIYLLNYYYYEELSGIIASFKDRVLTSRYTPVVAIVFGLGGGTGSGIVFDFARHLRSRLGTAVPIIGIAVLPSTADDYLARGPAPYTALHELEMLMNSDLNQRVVDMYGNIYRNPFNAFFFIALEPVYNAKNNLVEAKRNLDEMLSEILNLLSHFDLADLMSRVGTNNAFGPNWVHAMGYLKIRYPVDGYIKYQKDFLTLLERIGSYMAIKRDLIEKVRVILDAKQQELIEILRSHLAEMGSYNPETFESEVEELIRRGGRYDIDLKAQIRALQDFVSYYNTKFAKAIKAIRFPEDKIEYGVVKKIEDIIATMSSIASTYDSIAEISLEDVEQGIISGRGFTVKQIGLLRSYLNFVRLVSSGINAIKSYLRAKALAEELLKRYGKSQAREAQLVRQINDVELNQLFSCIQVLLSMPDMEARTLDQVTLGLRILRKSFEDRYKDIETLVEHTRRLISQKEVEERQLRDEIRGIKIDLSGRKRKLEKQLASIQSEIQSLKARLNEQEEDLERSRKLYELAKELVAGVEVTSEYRKHLAQIASIEKEINSLMSEITKTAKFYERVVELSEAEQMRIMEKILREEEAALQGDEVLNEIVDRDRFRATIDRLIRILSIPTQVGLTNNFRTDLIWVTISIPEKLWDQDLQMKLVNALAPNLKIEASKGITVRQIPQVDPWTISILVIFAKARIEDIEMYHAMKRDAGETRKAERILFRSYLLEHWSKDIEELRILLETKKEAEEVKEHKR
- a CDS encoding helix-turn-helix domain-containing protein, encoding MRGNPPRGISSASLRVLELVAGEGATAAQIAKILGVRVSAVRKHLEKLEKHGLVRHIFVRKGVGRPRKVYMVTEQGIEALPKLYSEFLLELINRLTSMGLGEKVEAVVSSMARDIALKSASKDITSSIENLNAFGFMGSVRRSNGSIEIISRNCPLLKIAKNYYDLICIKFHTEILRNITGSNKIHLAECIVRGDLLCRHRIDIMEQVS
- a CDS encoding ABC transporter permease → MSLARYVAKRIAQAIPTLFGAMLVMFILVRILPGDPARLIAGPEALEQDVERIREQLGLNRPLYIQFIDYISSILRGDFGTSIKYRTPVIQEIMARLPYTLALAAAAEAIAVAIAIPLGILSALKPRSKVSYIVSIVSLIGASTPIFWIGLIFIYIFAVSLRILPSSGAESPKHIVLPAITLALLLMGNLTRITRASVMEALGSNHVLTAMSKGLGQRTILMRHVLRNAMIPIVTIMGIQIGALLGGAVITETVFAWPGIGSLLVDSLFYRDYPLAQGIILFIVIVFIAINIVIDVLYAYIDPRVREILWRGGRS
- a CDS encoding ABC transporter permease, translated to MERREILRRIYEARRKRRQEMWEALKANRAAYASLYIVAFLIFIAIFGPLIAPYNPYDFDLSRARMPPSPAHIFGTDELGRDILSRILAGARYTIGISIASVALGVLIGVILGLLSGYLGGLWDTVIQRIVDVMLAFPTILLAIALVASLGQGVISLIIAIAVSTFPVYARLVRGVVLQVVGEDYIAAARLLGKGSVYIMFKHVLPNTMSAIVVQATYYMGLSILLASALGFLGLGVPPPTPEWGSMIGSGRTYLFSSPHIVVFPGLFIMIAALSFNLLGDGLRDALDPRARALLRRG
- a CDS encoding ABC transporter ATP-binding protein is translated as MEKILEVSDLRIYYYLPQGVVRAVDGVSFDVYKGEILGIAGESGSGKSTLALAISGLLRPPAKIVSGRIIFMGRDLLSMDSEELRRIRGKEISMIFQDPSTYLNPVYTTGFQVAEVFEAHRGGHAKKYLGEVVKLFRMVKIADPERRVEAYPHQMSGGMRQRVLISMAIAERPKLIVADEPTSALDVTIQAEIVDLLNEIRKETGSSIIFITHDLALLLEIADRIMIMYAGKVAEIGRAEEIAKDPLHPYTKALLASLRYERKKRLQSIPGSIPSLINPPPGCRFHPRCQFAMDICSKKDPVLINKGGRIVSCFLYGDEYGGDTKR